A window from bacterium encodes these proteins:
- a CDS encoding aminotransferase class I/II-fold pyridoxal phosphate-dependent enzyme — protein MKDIISDKVKNIPPSGIRKFFDLILGMEDVISLGVGEPDFVTPWHIRDAAIYSLEQGYTSYTSNSGLLELRELITQRIKDDYKVKYNPVNEVLITVGVSEALDLAMRAILNPDDEVIIPEPSYVSYKPCVIFAGGKPVVIPTNASTGFKIKPEQIEQTITEKTKAILLSYPSNPTGATMNREELSKISEVVKRYELIVIADEIYKLLTYDDEPVCFASLPGMKERTILLDGFSKAYAMTGWRIGYAAGNSEIIGAMTRIHQYTMLCASIISQRAAIQALRNSDKAVEEMRNEYNQRRRLIVKGLNEIGLECTMPGGAFYVFPSIKRTGLTSEGFAEKLLREQKVAVVPGTAFGECGEGYIRCSYATSMAKIEKALEKMGEFCGV, from the coding sequence ATGAAGGATATAATTTCAGATAAAGTAAAAAATATTCCCCCATCCGGCATCAGGAAATTCTTTGATTTAATCCTTGGGATGGAAGATGTAATTTCTTTAGGCGTAGGCGAGCCTGACTTTGTTACTCCGTGGCATATTCGGGATGCGGCTATTTACTCATTAGAACAGGGCTATACCTCTTACACCTCTAATTCTGGCTTGTTAGAATTGCGGGAATTGATTACCCAGAGGATTAAAGATGATTACAAGGTAAAGTATAACCCGGTAAATGAAGTCTTAATCACTGTTGGTGTAAGTGAAGCCCTTGATTTAGCGATGAGGGCTATTCTTAATCCTGACGATGAGGTGATTATTCCAGAACCATCTTATGTTTCTTATAAACCCTGTGTTATCTTTGCTGGCGGGAAACCCGTAGTTATCCCAACCAATGCCTCAACTGGCTTCAAGATTAAACCAGAACAGATAGAACAGACAATAACTGAAAAAACTAAGGCTATTTTACTTTCTTATCCATCTAATCCTACTGGAGCAACGATGAATAGAGAAGAGTTAAGCAAGATAAGTGAAGTCGTAAAAAGATATGAATTAATTGTTATTGCAGACGAGATATACAAATTACTTACTTATGATGATGAACCTGTTTGTTTTGCCTCTTTGCCGGGGATGAAGGAGCGGACTATTCTCCTGGATGGTTTTTCTAAGGCTTATGCGATGACTGGTTGGCGAATAGGATATGCCGCTGGTAATTCAGAAATTATTGGTGCGATGACCAGAATACATCAATATACGATGCTTTGTGCCTCAATCATTAGCCAGCGAGCGGCAATACAAGCTTTACGCAATAGTGACAAAGCGGTAGAAGAGATGCGAAATGAATATAATCAGCGACGAAGATTAATTGTCAAAGGGCTGAATGAAATCGGGTTAGAATGCACAATGCCAGGCGGGGCATTCTATGTTTTTCCATCAATTAAAAGGACAGGTTTGACTTCCGAAGGGTTTGCTGAAAAATTGCTTCGTGAACAAAAAGTTGCCGTCGTCCCCGGCACAGCCTTTGGTGAGTGCGGAGAAGGGTATATTCGTTGTTCTTATGCGACCTCAATGGCAAAAATTGAGAAGGCACTGGAAAAAATGGGGGAATTTTGCGGTGTGTGA
- a CDS encoding folylpolyglutamate synthase/dihydrofolate synthase family protein, which produces MNYSQVIDYLYSLERFGIQLGLERITRLLDILGNPHKDLKYIHVTGTNGKGSVVTFIGEILKTAGFKVGIYTSPHFISFTERTTINGIPISEDDVAQIISEKILPAIKILPPDLTHPTYFEIATAIALTYFAWQKVDFAVLEVGLGGRLDATNVVTPLVSVITSIGLEHQDVLGETLEQIAYEKAGIIKQNVPVVSAVAPLKAREVIKKLAKSQNSKLYQLGKEIKFSITQYPASTSNYQFKVRGLLGEYSELQTSLLGHHQIINATTSIATIEILIKHYGLKITPQDIKKGLFEAKIRGRLELIKKDSLSFLLDGAHNPAGVIVLRKALKDYFPHRRLILIIGILNDKDIKTMMKKLLSHNERISRIIITHPKTNRAADTKTIYQEVSKYTDKIIVIPPVEESIKYAASIASSVDLICITGSLYTIAEAIELL; this is translated from the coding sequence ATGAATTATTCGCAAGTTATTGATTATCTTTATAGTTTAGAAAGATTTGGTATTCAATTAGGATTAGAAAGAATTACCAGATTGTTAGATATTTTAGGCAATCCGCATAAGGATTTGAAATATATTCATGTCACCGGAACGAATGGAAAAGGTTCTGTTGTAACTTTTATTGGAGAAATCTTAAAGACTGCCGGCTTTAAAGTCGGTATCTACACCTCTCCTCATTTTATATCATTTACAGAAAGAACGACGATTAACGGCATTCCCATCTCTGAAGATGATGTCGCACAAATAATCTCTGAAAAAATACTACCGGCAATAAAAATTCTTCCTCCGGATTTAACCCATCCTACTTACTTTGAAATAGCCACAGCGATTGCTTTAACATATTTTGCCTGGCAAAAGGTTGATTTTGCGGTATTAGAGGTGGGTCTGGGCGGAAGATTAGACGCAACTAATGTTGTTACACCTTTAGTCAGTGTCATTACTTCGATTGGATTAGAACATCAGGATGTTTTAGGGGAAACTTTAGAACAAATTGCTTATGAAAAGGCAGGAATAATAAAACAAAATGTGCCAGTAGTTAGTGCGGTAGCTCCACTAAAAGCCAGAGAAGTAATAAAAAAACTTGCCAAATCACAAAATTCAAAACTCTACCAGCTGGGTAAAGAGATAAAATTTAGCATAACCCAATATCCTGCCTCAACCTCAAATTATCAATTTAAAGTGCGTGGATTATTGGGAGAGTATTCAGAGTTACAAACTTCACTTTTAGGCCACCACCAGATAATTAACGCCACAACATCAATTGCTACAATAGAGATTTTAATAAAGCATTATGGACTTAAAATTACTCCTCAAGATATTAAAAAAGGTTTATTCGAAGCAAAAATTCGGGGTAGATTAGAACTCATAAAGAAAGATTCACTTAGCTTTTTATTAGATGGGGCACATAATCCTGCAGGTGTGATTGTTTTAAGAAAGGCACTTAAAGACTATTTTCCACACAGAAGATTAATTTTAATTATTGGAATCCTGAATGATAAAGATATAAAAACAATGATGAAAAAATTACTCTCTCATAATGAGCGTATTTCCCGCATAATTATTACTCACCCCAAAACAAATAGAGCGGCAGATACAAAAACAATATATCAAGAAGTAAGTAAATATACGGATAAAATTATAGTTATTCCTCCCGTCGAAGAAAGTATAAAATATGCCGCATCAATAGCCAGTTCAGTTGATTTAATTTGCATCACTGGTTCATTATACACTATTGCCGAGGCAATTGAGCTTTTGTAA